From Triticum aestivum cultivar Chinese Spring chromosome 7B, IWGSC CS RefSeq v2.1, whole genome shotgun sequence:
AAGGATTTATGGGGGAGCCCAAAGAGCTGAGGCCAGGAAGGGGGGAGTTCCACGAGAACCCCTCGACATGTATATGTGAAAACACCGATCCCAAGACACCGACCAAACCTAACCCTCGAAGTGAGCAAGGATTGAGTAATGGCACCGAGGGTATTAAAGCCATTACAGAGCCCACAGTTGCTAATCATACCAACGAGGAGTTGGGAGGATCCAGTGCGGAAGAAGATGACACTAGCGAGGAGAAAGAAGACGACACTAGTGCGGAGAAAGAAGATGGCGCTAGTGAAGAGAAAGAGGAGATAGTTGACCCGGAAGTGGAGGATGATGCGTTGGTGAGACCAGATGATCCTGAGCTGGAGGAGGTTCTTTCAGATTAGAGATGAGTTACCCAGGCCATAGGTAGATGTTAACCAGCCGTCAGAGTTTTGGTGAGCAGCTGATGGTTTTTTGCCCCTTTAAATGTACATATTTTGTGTGCTGTGTAAAATAACCCACCCCCCTTTCTACTCTAGTTAGCTTGAAGTGTAGCCTCGGCTTTCGTTAGTCCGGTATCATAGCGGCTGTGCGCTGATCTCGTTGAGTTTGTAATGTGTGTGGTATGCTGTAGCATGCGCTTGTTTGTGTTTTATTCACTTTTCTGAAACTCTCTCTGGTGGTGTCTAAGATGCACATCTCTGGCTTATTTTTGCAGCATGGGCATTTGAGCAGCACACCCGCGGAGTCTGCATTTCAGCAAATCAGCCAGGCCAAGATACCTTCTGTCCGTTCAACTTGTTTATGAATGAGTCCTTAAAAAAGGGATGATTGCAGCCGATGAAATATGGTGGGTTCTTTTGATATCCCAATCACGTGCCAAATGGCGTCCGTCCTCGCTCTGCTCCAGCCAACAGCAAGATGCTACTCCCCCGACCTTAATATGGCACTCCTTTCGTTCCACAATATAAGATCGTTACAATAGAAACCGAGCTACTCTCTCGCTCAAGCCCTGAAACATTTCAGCTCCGACGAGTATTTTGTCCTTCAATCTTTAGAGCAGCCTGGATTGCGTTCTCTTCGAGGTTGAAGTGTTGAACAAAAAACAAAGCAAGTCCTCTACAACAATCTCCATGTCCAAGGTAGCACTACACTATTCTCCTGTGATCTATCTATCCATGTAGGACGCTTGTAGCTTCCTGGGAGATTCTTGCTCCTCCTTGTCCCTGCCTCTTGTATCTACTACTAGTTCCTACTCAAGTTCCAAAGCCACAAGGCTTTTGGCATGGATTGGCCAGCCCAGCCGCCCAGGTCGGTCTCTTTGCACCCCGTGACCGTGAGCGGGAGCAGCTCAAGGAAAGTCTATGTATGTAGCATGGGCTTGGAATCGGATCACATGACATGATCACTGTTTCTCTGCTACTGCTTGCAGTGCCCGTGCTCCATCCTCAACTTGTCAACGCTGTATGCATGCGTCggtccatggccttcttcttcctgttgtttcaGGAAAGAAAAACCCTCCTTGAATCATTGTTACTACTATTCTCACGGCCGCTAGCTGTGACTTGGGCGGTGCGTGATCCATCTCCAGTTTGAGCGTGACGTGGTAGCCATGGCGGTCCACATCTATCAGTACGCGCTTCACCGTCCGGCCACTGTAACGACTTCATTTTCTGTGATAGTGTGAGATATGTCTTGTGGTTAGGTTAGGCACGTTACGTGCTTTGAAATGCTAATATACAATAATTCAAGGAGTTGTCTCGCAAGAAAAATTATATTAGTTGAAGGAGCTGCGCGATGATCGATTAGCGGGCATCTTTTTGACAAGGACATACTTACATGTCTCTGTTGCTGCAGGCCGCTGGTGGACATGTAGTACTACATATTCCATCGTCTCCTCGGCTGCCGGCCGCACTTGAGAGAGCCGCCAACTGTTACCGGCCAACAACCCGTTGAAGAGAGGCAGGGCGGACCACGCCATTGCCGCACCTCCTCCTTGGCTTCAACTCCACGCACACATGCATGCTTGCTTTCCAAACCAAGGGATAATTGGCCGCCCATCCATCTAAACATCGCCACCACACACCACACCACATTATTCTCCAGGCACGCACAAGGATCGATCAGTGGAGGGGATCCGTCGTCCTCTCACCCCATGGCGAAACTTAGGTACTACTTCTGCTTCTTCCACTGCATGCATGGCCACGGGTGCACTGCCATTAATCTTTGCTTGCTGTGCTTCATCTTCGCTCCACTCAGTCAGTTTCTATATAAACGTAATGCTGCTTTCTCGTCTCTCCGGAGCAGCTGCAGGAGCCTGGTGGGCTGTTGTTTGGGCCCTCCACGGGAAGGGGAAGCCATGGACGGTGTTAAGCTCAAGGTCACCAGCAGATACGTAAGCGCTCATCTTCTGCCGTTTGCTTTGCTGCTTAAGCTGTTTATTTGGAGTGTGAGGTTGGCAACATGCATGTGGATGCATGTGTTTCTGtgtactgtatatatatatatatatatgtgcaggTTATAGTTAAAAACGACATGTTTGAGCTGACGCTGTCCAACCCCGACGGTATTGTAACTGGCGTGCGCTACAACGGTGTGGACAATCTTATGGAGATTCTTAACAAAGAAGACAACCGAGGGTACCAATCTTACTCAGCATGCATAGTCTCTAGGAATGACCAATTATTTTAGTTAGAGCTTCAGCTTATAGGTGTGGTGGTACTGCTATATCTGTCGATTTGTCTTGTATCTTCGAGGCGAGGTGAGCTAAGCGATGCATCTTGTGTCAGGTACTGGGACATTGTTTGGAATCCACCAGGACAGCGAACTGGAATATTTGATGTGTAAGAAGAGGAGCTCGACTTCATTCATTTGccctcttttttttctattttcttctcttgttttttttttctttcgaaaagGAGGTTAAAAGTGAACGCTTGCATGCAGGATCAAAGGCACAGAGTTCCGCATCATACATCATGATGAAAaccaggctgaggtctccttcACCAGATCATGGGATCCTTCTCTCGAAGGGAAAGCTGTTCCGCTCATCATCGACAAGAGGTGACTGACTGATGAACAAGCATAAATTTGGAGCTGGGGAAAGTCATGCTTAGCTGAGCAAGCATCTCTGTATGTACAAGTACAGGTTCATCGTGCTTCGCGCCTCCTCGGGATTCTACACCTATGGAATCTATGAACATAAGGAAGGGTGGCCTGATTTTGGCATTGGGGAGACCAGAGTGGCCTTTAAGCTTAGAAAAGACAAGTTGGTTCTCCACTTTAAGATACTCCTAGAATTTTTGCTCTTCACTTATTTATTTTTCTTCCCACTGAAACTATGTGTTGGTGGAATGCAGGTTCCATTACATGGCAATGGCTGACAACAGGCAGAGAATAATGCCGATGCCTGATGACCGATTGCCTCCCCGCGGCCAGCAATTAGCGTACCCTGAGGCTGTCCTCCTTGTGGACCCAATTAATCCTAAACTCAGAGGGGAGGTAAGCTAATAGAGTCACAATAAGATTATCCATGATAAATATTTGACTTCATTCTGAATAACCTCTACATTACTCATATGTTTGTCAAGGTCGATGACAAGTACCAATACTCGTGTGAAGACCGATGCAATAGTGTCCATGGATGGGTGTCATCTGATCCTCCTATTGGCTTCTGGCAAATCACGCCCAGCGACGAGTTCCGTACCGGAGGACCTCTGAAGCAGAACTTGACATCTCATGTCGGGCCCACTATGCTCGCAGTAAGTTCAGACCTTGACAGAAAATATTTACTCTGCTTTACTATTTTATTTCTTTATAATTAGCATGTTGTGGCTGCTTCATAAAAAAAGTCATTATAATGATCTGGAATCTAACAAGCTAGAATTGAGCTCAGATGGATACTAATATGCAACCAGTTCTGAAAGGCCTTTTTATCTGGTGCTAGATGTTTCTTAGTGCTCATTATGCTGGGGATGACCTTTCGCCCAAGTTCACGAATGGAGAATACTGGAAAAAGGTTCATGGACCGGTGTTCATGTACCTTAACTCCAGTCAGGATGGATCTGATCCAAGTCTACTATGGGAGGATGCAAAAGTTCAGGTGATTATAGTTCAGCAAATAAATAGTACTTTAGGGTACAATTCAATTTTCACACAACAGAAGAGCACTCAtaagatagtactccctccgttcctaaatataagtctttttagagattccaatatggactgcatatggagcaaaattagtgaatctacactctaaaacacgtctatatacatccgtatgtagtctatattgaaatctctaaaaaagacatatatttaggaactgagggagtataaTTTATGAAATGACAACAATTATGGCAGAATGACTGGCTTATATTCTTTATATTGTTATGAACAGTACATAAGTAACTCGGTCGGTACTTGATGTCATCTTTAATGTTTATCTTGGAAGATCAGGTGATGATGGAGAAACAGAACTGGCCCTATGATTTTGCACTTTCAGAGGATTTCCAGAAGACTGAGCAAAGAGGCTGTATCTCTGGTAGATTGCTTGTAAGAGACAGGTAGTACATAATGGTGGCACCTCCCAGTTATGCACGACCAGATAGGGTTCACACTTCACAGTAACTTTACTTTTTAATTACCCTAGACCTAGTTCAAGCACCATAGATATGCATATCTTACTTACTAATGGTTGCTTCACCATATATATGATCAGGTATATTATCGAGGATGAGGATCTTTATGCCGCATCAGCCTATATAGGCTTAGCATTACCAGGAGAGGCTGGATCGTGGCAAAGAGAGTGCAAGGTACGTACCATATGCTTATAAGCTAGTATAACATTACCACATGCTTATATGGTCAGTATTATTGTGGATAATGGAGTTTTTCCCTGAGTTACAGGGATACCAATTCTGGTGTCAAGCAGATGCAGATGGTAGCTTCTACATAAAGAACATTGTAACTGGAAACTACAATCTATATGCGTGGGTTCCGGGTTTCATCGGGGACTACAGATTCGACGCCACACTAACAATATCTTCAGGTTAGTCTGGCTTAGTACTAGTTGCAGCCTGCCTCTAACCTGAACGATTGGTGTCCTGACAAGAGATTGTTAGCAATGGTGTTAAGGGGACGACATTTATCTGGGTGACCTCGTGTTCGAGCCACCGAGAGACGGCCCGGCCATGTGGGAGATCGGAATACCCGATAGGTCTGCCGCCGAGTTCTACGTTCCAGACCCCAACCCCAACTATGTCAACAGACTGTTCATCAACCATCCTGACAGGTGAAA
This genomic window contains:
- the LOC123155535 gene encoding probable rhamnogalacturonate lyase B; its protein translation is MAKLSCRSLVGCCLGPPREGEAMDGVKLKVTSRYVIVKNDMFELTLSNPDGIVTGVRYNGVDNLMEILNKEDNRGYWDIVWNPPGQRTGIFDVIKGTEFRIIHHDENQAEVSFTRSWDPSLEGKAVPLIIDKRFIVLRASSGFYTYGIYEHKEGWPDFGIGETRVAFKLRKDKFHYMAMADNRQRIMPMPDDRLPPRGQQLAYPEAVLLVDPINPKLRGEVDDKYQYSCEDRCNSVHGWVSSDPPIGFWQITPSDEFRTGGPLKQNLTSHVGPTMLAMFLSAHYAGDDLSPKFTNGEYWKKVHGPVFMYLNSSQDGSDPSLLWEDAKVQVMMEKQNWPYDFALSEDFQKTEQRGCISGRLLVRDRYIIEDEDLYAASAYIGLALPGEAGSWQRECKGYQFWCQADADGSFYIKNIVTGNYNLYAWVPGFIGDYRFDATLTISSGDDIYLGDLVFEPPRDGPAMWEIGIPDRSAAEFYVPDPNPNYVNRLFINHPDRFRQYGLWERYAELYPDRDLVYTIGESNYATDWFYAQVTRRSDGDTYQPTTWQIRFSLDAVPPNSTYKFRVALASSANAELQVRFNDEARAVPHFTTGLIGRDNAIARHGIRGLYFLFSVDVRGAWLVRGTNTIYLKQPRNQSPFQGVMYDYLRLEGPCVVPAANSSPKAN